A section of the Clostridium felsineum DSM 794 genome encodes:
- a CDS encoding peptidoglycan-binding domain-containing protein, producing MAKGRLQIQVFKGENYTPVDKSKVTITSNTNTSAKNIVLNTDSSGLTQEIELDTPPIEYSMNPTDKIPYGLYDIKIEANTLKPQLIKGCQVMPDREALQNVTLSDAPNRQEVIIQIQPNVQVGKYPPKIPEAPEKPMETGPSGFVVLPEPQVPQYIVVHAGAPDEAAPNYTLRFIDYIKNVCSSEIFSTWSDSTIRANALCIISFVLNRVYTEWYRGKGKNFTITNSTAFDQAFSYGRNIYKNISNIVDDVFTTYIKLPGRKQPLLTQFCDGKNVQCPGWLTQWGSKYLGDQGKTAPQIIKSFYGQEVQFATAQKVKGIPISYPGYPLGIGSKGIPVRTVQTYLNRISVAYTAIPKVAVTSVYNAETRKSVQEFQKIFSIPVTGVVDYGTWYRISDVYVAVTKIAELRGESSYDDGVFFPPIAYANRPIPYIDYPEE from the coding sequence ATGGCTAAAGGTAGATTACAAATTCAAGTATTTAAGGGAGAGAATTATACACCAGTAGATAAATCTAAGGTAACAATAACTTCAAATACTAATACTTCTGCAAAGAATATAGTTTTAAATACGGATAGTTCCGGTCTTACACAGGAAATTGAGTTAGATACTCCTCCAATAGAATATTCTATGAATCCAACAGATAAAATTCCATATGGATTATATGATATTAAAATAGAGGCAAATACTTTAAAACCTCAGTTAATTAAAGGATGTCAGGTAATGCCTGATAGAGAAGCACTTCAAAATGTTACTTTGTCTGATGCTCCAAATAGGCAGGAGGTAATTATACAAATACAGCCTAATGTGCAAGTTGGAAAATATCCACCTAAAATACCAGAAGCACCAGAAAAACCAATGGAAACAGGCCCAAGTGGTTTTGTTGTACTGCCAGAGCCACAAGTGCCTCAATATATTGTTGTACATGCAGGAGCACCAGACGAGGCAGCGCCTAATTATACTCTAAGATTTATTGATTATATAAAAAATGTTTGTTCTTCAGAAATATTTTCTACGTGGTCAGATAGTACCATAAGGGCTAATGCGCTATGTATAATATCTTTTGTTTTAAATAGAGTTTACACAGAATGGTATAGGGGAAAAGGAAAGAATTTCACAATAACTAACTCAACTGCCTTTGATCAAGCGTTTAGCTATGGAAGAAATATTTATAAAAATATAAGTAATATAGTTGATGATGTATTTACAACGTATATAAAGCTTCCAGGAAGGAAACAACCACTTTTAACACAATTCTGTGATGGAAAGAATGTCCAGTGTCCTGGTTGGCTTACTCAATGGGGAAGTAAATATCTGGGCGATCAAGGAAAAACTGCACCACAAATAATAAAGAGTTTTTATGGTCAGGAGGTTCAATTTGCTACAGCTCAAAAAGTAAAAGGTATACCAATCTCATATCCGGGATATCCACTAGGGATTGGGAGCAAGGGAATTCCAGTTAGAACAGTACAAACTTATTTGAATAGGATTTCTGTTGCCTATACTGCAATACCAAAGGTAGCGGTTACAAGTGTATATAATGCAGAGACTAGAAAATCAGTTCAAGAGTTTCAAAAGATATTCAGTATTCCGGTTACAGGGGTGGTGGATTATGGAACTTGGTATAGAATTTCAGATGTGTATGTTGCAGTAACCAAAATAGCTGAGCTTAGAGGAGAATCCTCCTATGATGATGGAGTATTTTTTCCACCTATAGCATATGCTAACAGACCTATTCCATATATAGATTATCCAGAAGAGTAA
- a CDS encoding heme NO-binding domain-containing protein → MKGTVVGTWVNTCKGLYGEEVVGNALEEVGFKRKKIFSPLEDVDDDKVNRFIEYISDNVKEEKNSIWEKIGEDNVKAFHKAFPAFFEHENLYSFFKSMFDVHVVMTKKFPGAKPPLVLIKPISKREAIFTYRSKRGMFGYLKGLIKGSADHFNEKLKIEELEKTAESVSFKFTFDKDIYYKKVFKVNKMLSLGFIKSIPAKISIVTLLIGIIVFIPVLGVNNIVKALICAAVEALVAFIASTFLMGPLGIIKEEIGRLKRHEFSVDGDIETSDFWEDIYEELKDYSKEITKDFVGFKGLTDEMNTFVENINAITKTMDETSKDISDVVEQVAAGAVSQADNTQGSVTVLNDNINGLKRVVDVENQNKIQLEKTIEKIDNSYKNVNTTSENITNSINEFKIVKDKGRELSNKASDITNIVSIVSEISDQTNLLALNASIEAARAGEAGRGFSVVAEEVKKLAEQTKEAVENINTNLEQFVVNINELVDRIEAQYGVLEGEISNLTNVRSLSNDANVSAKKVSDAMIKTVEELNREAKSISEIYNKMETLAAIAEENSASSQEVSASVTSYTEEIVKLTDKIGQFKGIAENFRNDLKRYKI, encoded by the coding sequence ATGAAGGGAACTGTGGTAGGAACATGGGTAAATACCTGTAAGGGGTTGTATGGTGAAGAAGTAGTAGGAAATGCATTAGAAGAGGTTGGATTTAAGAGAAAAAAAATATTTTCTCCCCTTGAAGATGTAGATGATGATAAGGTTAATAGATTTATTGAGTATATATCAGATAATGTAAAAGAGGAGAAAAATTCAATATGGGAAAAGATAGGTGAAGACAACGTAAAGGCATTCCACAAAGCTTTTCCAGCTTTTTTTGAGCATGAAAATTTGTATTCCTTTTTTAAATCTATGTTTGATGTTCATGTGGTTATGACTAAGAAATTTCCAGGAGCAAAACCACCGCTTGTATTAATAAAACCAATATCTAAAAGAGAAGCAATCTTCACATATAGATCTAAAAGAGGAATGTTTGGATATTTAAAAGGACTTATAAAGGGAAGCGCAGATCATTTTAATGAAAAACTCAAGATTGAAGAATTAGAAAAAACAGCTGAGAGTGTATCTTTTAAGTTTACTTTTGATAAAGATATATACTATAAGAAAGTTTTCAAAGTAAACAAAATGCTTTCACTTGGATTTATTAAAAGTATTCCAGCCAAAATATCAATAGTTACATTACTAATAGGAATAATAGTCTTTATACCTGTTTTAGGTGTTAATAATATAGTTAAAGCACTTATATGTGCAGCAGTAGAGGCTTTAGTAGCATTTATAGCTTCAACTTTTTTAATGGGGCCTCTAGGTATTATAAAAGAAGAAATTGGAAGGCTAAAGAGACATGAATTTTCAGTGGATGGTGATATTGAAACCTCTGATTTTTGGGAAGATATATATGAAGAGCTCAAGGATTATAGCAAAGAGATAACTAAGGATTTTGTTGGATTTAAAGGACTTACAGACGAGATGAATACCTTTGTTGAGAATATAAACGCTATAACTAAAACTATGGATGAGACTTCAAAGGATATATCAGATGTGGTAGAGCAGGTTGCTGCTGGTGCTGTAAGCCAAGCTGATAATACCCAAGGTAGTGTTACTGTACTTAATGACAATATAAATGGTCTTAAAAGAGTTGTAGATGTTGAAAATCAAAATAAAATTCAACTTGAAAAGACTATAGAAAAAATAGATAACAGCTATAAAAATGTTAATACTACAAGTGAAAACATAACAAATAGTATTAATGAGTTTAAGATAGTAAAGGACAAGGGACGTGAGCTTTCTAATAAGGCTAGCGATATAACTAATATAGTTTCAATAGTTTCAGAAATATCAGACCAAACTAACCTACTTGCATTAAACGCTTCAATAGAGGCAGCACGTGCGGGAGAAGCAGGACGTGGATTTTCTGTGGTAGCAGAAGAAGTAAAGAAATTAGCGGAGCAAACTAAAGAGGCTGTAGAAAATATAAATACAAATCTTGAACAGTTTGTAGTAAATATTAATGAATTAGTTGATAGGATTGAAGCACAATATGGAGTTTTAGAAGGAGAAATATCGAACCTCACAAATGTAAGAAGTTTAAGTAACGATGCTAATGTATCTGCTAAGAAAGTATCTGATGCAATGATAAAAACTGTTGAAGAGCTTAATCGTGAAGCAAAATCCATATCTGAAATATATAACAAAATGGAGACACTTGCAGCTATAGCAGAGGAAAACTCAGCTTCATCACAGGAAGTAAGTGCAAGCGTAACAAGCTATACAGAAGAGATAGTCAAGCTTACGGATAAAATAGGACAATTTAAGGGTATTGCCGAGAATTTTAGAAATGATTTGAAGAGGTATAAAATTTAG
- a CDS encoding ABC transporter ATP-binding protein, producing the protein MEYILQCKDLTKHYGKKIALNKLNINIPKGKIVGLLGPNGAGKSTLIKIIESLLSYDSGEIKIDGKSPSVATKKIVAYLPDKEFLYENMKIKETVNFFHKSFDDFRVDKAYEIIKSMNLNIGDKISSLSKGMQERLTIALTFARKAKLFVLDEPLAAVDPSTREKIINIILDNFDKESSILISTHLINDVEKLFDEVIFVNDGRALLHDNVEKLKKQHNKSIEDLFKEVI; encoded by the coding sequence ATGGAATATATACTACAATGTAAAGATCTTACTAAACATTATGGGAAAAAAATTGCACTAAATAAATTAAATATCAACATACCAAAAGGAAAGATAGTTGGACTTTTAGGGCCAAATGGTGCAGGAAAAAGCACTTTAATAAAAATAATAGAATCATTACTTAGTTATGATTCTGGAGAAATTAAAATTGATGGAAAATCTCCAAGCGTAGCTACAAAAAAAATAGTCGCATATCTTCCAGATAAAGAGTTTTTATATGAAAACATGAAAATAAAAGAAACAGTAAACTTTTTTCATAAATCTTTCGATGATTTTCGAGTAGATAAAGCCTATGAAATTATAAAATCTATGAATTTGAATATAGGTGATAAAATTAGTTCTCTTTCAAAAGGAATGCAAGAAAGATTAACTATAGCTTTAACTTTTGCAAGAAAGGCTAAGCTATTCGTATTAGATGAACCTCTTGCAGCAGTAGATCCATCTACAAGAGAAAAGATAATAAATATAATCTTAGATAATTTTGATAAAGAAAGTTCTATTTTAATAAGCACACATCTAATAAATGATGTTGAAAAATTATTTGATGAAGTAATATTTGTAAATGATGGAAGAGCACTACTTCATGACAATGTTGAAAAATTAAAAAAACAACACAATAAATCTATTGAGGATTTATTTAAGGAGGTTATTTGA
- a CDS encoding radical SAM protein, producing MDSLKNCKLCPRECGINRLEGKKGFCLSSDKVKIARVSLHAWEEPCISGTKGSGTIFFSNCTLRCVFCQNHKISSEGVGKEVSIERLSEIFLEQQARGANNINLVTPTHYVPQIIEAIKLAKKNGLTLPILYNSNGYVSLETIKLLDGYIDVYLPDLKYFDDKYAVKYSKAPNYFKVATNAIGTMFSQVGKPVFNEDGLITKGVIIRHLMLPGLLFDSKKIMDYIYNTFHNSVYVSIMNQYTPTFNAEIYPEINKPLNPKHYDALIDYSLSIGIENGFIQDAGTNSKSFIPEFDLRNC from the coding sequence ATGGATTCACTAAAGAATTGTAAACTATGCCCACGAGAATGTGGTATAAATAGATTAGAGGGCAAAAAAGGCTTTTGCTTATCTAGTGATAAAGTAAAAATTGCAAGAGTTTCTCTTCATGCTTGGGAGGAACCTTGCATATCTGGCACCAAGGGCTCTGGAACTATATTTTTTTCAAACTGTACTTTAAGATGCGTATTTTGTCAAAATCATAAGATTAGCTCTGAAGGTGTAGGAAAAGAGGTTTCAATAGAACGGTTAAGTGAAATATTTCTAGAGCAGCAAGCCAGAGGTGCAAACAATATAAATCTTGTTACTCCAACACACTATGTACCCCAGATAATTGAAGCAATAAAGCTAGCCAAGAAAAATGGTCTTACTCTTCCTATTTTATATAACTCAAATGGATATGTAAGCTTAGAAACTATTAAGTTATTGGACGGTTATATAGATGTATATCTGCCTGATTTAAAGTACTTTGATGATAAGTATGCAGTAAAATATTCAAAGGCACCAAATTACTTTAAGGTTGCTACAAATGCAATAGGCACGATGTTTAGTCAGGTAGGAAAACCTGTTTTTAATGAAGACGGGCTTATTACTAAAGGTGTTATTATAAGACATCTTATGCTCCCAGGATTACTGTTTGATTCAAAAAAGATAATGGATTACATATATAATACCTTCCATAATTCAGTTTATGTAAGTATTATGAACCAATATACACCTACTTTTAATGCTGAAATATATCCAGAAATAAATAAACCTTTAAATCCAAAGCACTATGATGCTCTTATTGATTACAGTTTATCTATTGGTATTGAGAACGGATTTATCCAAGATGCAGGAACAAATTCTAAAAGCTTTATTCCTGAATTCGATTTAAGGAATTGCTAA
- a CDS encoding YkvI family membrane protein encodes MIKNLKIILLIANVFIGTIVGAGLASGQEIFQFFSSYGYNSFFGLALCTIIYIMIGFVILTLGKKFKLHSYNDIISIVSPGILGKVINLLTSFFMVMSCSIILAGSGSLLNQYFNLPKWIGILLMIVISIIITLKNTEGLIKVNSLIVPLLIVVIVTIFSLYLFSYKTFLYNPLPLKKGSWLLSSLLYGGFNILCCSGVLVPLSSERDFSLRNLFLGVCLGSIILTIISGMINFLLISNIPYIFKYEIPLLYVASGFSKVIQIALLLIIWCEMLSTAVSDIYSIAKSLESLFKFSYFKSLIIILIIVLPVSQVGFKNLITYLYPAFGCIGIIFMIQCTYFYLKH; translated from the coding sequence ATGATAAAAAATTTAAAAATAATATTGCTTATTGCAAATGTCTTTATAGGTACCATCGTAGGTGCTGGACTAGCCTCAGGTCAAGAAATATTTCAGTTTTTCTCCTCATATGGATACAATAGCTTCTTTGGCTTAGCCTTATGTACTATTATATACATAATGATTGGGTTTGTAATACTAACTTTAGGAAAGAAATTCAAGCTGCATTCTTATAATGATATAATTTCAATTGTAAGCCCTGGTATACTTGGAAAGGTAATAAATCTCCTTACAAGTTTTTTTATGGTTATGAGTTGTTCTATAATACTTGCTGGTAGTGGCTCTCTTCTTAACCAATACTTCAATCTCCCAAAGTGGATTGGAATTCTGCTTATGATAGTTATATCAATAATAATAACTTTAAAAAATACAGAGGGTCTGATTAAGGTTAATTCCCTTATAGTGCCCTTACTTATTGTAGTAATAGTTACTATTTTTTCGCTTTATCTTTTTTCTTACAAAACATTTTTGTACAACCCTCTTCCTCTAAAAAAAGGTTCCTGGCTTCTATCAAGTTTATTATATGGAGGCTTTAACATATTATGCTGCTCTGGTGTACTTGTTCCTCTTAGTTCTGAACGTGATTTTAGCCTTAGAAACCTATTTTTAGGAGTATGCCTTGGTTCTATTATCCTTACTATAATTTCTGGTATGATAAATTTTTTACTTATTTCAAACATTCCATATATATTTAAGTATGAAATACCTCTTCTTTATGTAGCAAGTGGTTTTAGTAAGGTTATTCAAATTGCCTTACTCTTAATTATATGGTGTGAAATGCTGTCCACTGCTGTCTCTGATATTTACAGCATAGCTAAAAGCTTAGAAAGTTTATTTAAGTTTTCTTACTTTAAATCCCTAATTATAATACTAATAATTGTTTTGCCTGTTTCTCAAGTAGGTTTTAAAAATTTAATAACCTACCTCTACCCTGCTTTTGGATGTATAGGTATAATATTTATGATACAATGTACTTATTTCTATCTAAAACATTAA
- a CDS encoding MarR family winged helix-turn-helix transcriptional regulator: MNKQEKVENIIKYRKEINVLIHERYHSLSKKYGLSLEQFHLLIELEELMLEVEDKLIAPTVGDIAKNIKNSPNTVSERITRLENKGLVKRVRDGKDKRISRVFLTDEGEKLIEKMDKEASVKFLFDSLSKMGEEDLNNLFKGLSILIDKMKG; encoded by the coding sequence ATGAATAAACAAGAAAAAGTTGAAAACATAATAAAATATAGAAAAGAAATAAACGTGTTAATACATGAAAGATATCACAGTTTATCAAAGAAGTATGGACTTAGTCTTGAACAGTTTCATCTTCTTATAGAATTAGAGGAGCTTATGCTAGAGGTAGAAGATAAATTAATAGCACCTACAGTTGGAGATATAGCAAAGAATATAAAAAACTCTCCCAATACAGTTTCTGAAAGGATAACAAGGCTTGAGAATAAAGGACTTGTAAAAAGAGTAAGGGATGGAAAAGATAAAAGGATAAGTAGAGTATTTCTAACAGATGAAGGTGAAAAACTTATAGAGAAAATGGACAAAGAGGCAAGTGTAAAGTTTTTATTTGATTCCTTATCTAAAATGGGGGAAGAAGATTTAAATAACTTATTTAAAGGCTTAAGTATATTGATAGATAAAATGAAAGGGTAA
- a CDS encoding O-methyltransferase, producing the protein MNFYKINSYIEDLYKERETITRKEFINNTKLKDFIPVIDDDSARFLRVIIKILKPKRILEIGTSIGYSTTVMAQMVKEYGGKIVTVEYDEKAAKAAKENFIKAGIDENVELKFGDALEILPSLNEKFDLVFQDVDKKLYLLLLNDCVRLLKKGGILIADDTLFPVIDLDKKWENQIKPIDEFNKLVSSKEELESTLLPIGDGIMVAVKN; encoded by the coding sequence ATGAATTTTTATAAGATAAATTCATATATTGAGGATTTATATAAAGAAAGAGAGACAATAACCAGAAAAGAATTTATAAATAATACAAAGTTAAAAGACTTTATTCCTGTAATAGATGATGATTCAGCAAGGTTTTTAAGGGTTATAATTAAAATATTAAAACCTAAAAGAATACTTGAAATAGGAACAAGTATAGGATACTCTACTACAGTTATGGCACAAATGGTAAAAGAATATGGTGGAAAAATAGTAACAGTAGAGTATGATGAAAAGGCAGCAAAGGCTGCAAAGGAAAACTTTATTAAAGCAGGGATAGATGAAAATGTAGAGTTAAAGTTTGGAGACGCTTTAGAAATACTGCCAAGTCTTAATGAAAAATTCGATTTAGTATTTCAAGATGTAGATAAAAAATTATACCTACTGTTATTAAATGACTGTGTTAGGTTATTAAAAAAGGGGGGAATTTTAATAGCAGACGATACATTATTTCCAGTAATAGATTTGGATAAAAAGTGGGAAAATCAAATAAAACCAATAGATGAGTTTAATAAACTTGTTAGTAGTAAAGAAGAACTTGAAAGTACTCTCTTACCTATAGGAGATGGAATAATGGTAGCAGTAAAAAACTAA
- a CDS encoding TIGR01212 family radical SAM protein (This family includes YhcC from E. coli K-12, an uncharacterized radical SAM protein.), whose protein sequence is MKKVWGDKPYYSLNYFLREKFNEKVFKISLDAGFSCPNRDGTISRGGCVFCSERGSGDFAGNRKFSISAQFEDIKDMMKHKWKNGKYIAYFQAYTNTYAAINVLREKYSEAINREGVVGLAIATRPDCLSEEVLDLIEEFSKKIYVWVELGFQTANDEIAKLINRGYDKKVFDAAVNKLRERKIDVVVHTIFGLPKENTEDMLTTIDYVAHKDIQGIKIHLLHLMKGTPLEKFYNNGKLKFMDENEYVETVCKAITMLPDNIVIHRLTGDAPRDLLIGPKWSLKKWEILNAIDNTMRKNGLYQGLYFSTNK, encoded by the coding sequence ATAAAAAAAGTTTGGGGGGATAAACCCTATTATAGTTTGAATTATTTTTTAAGAGAAAAATTTAATGAGAAGGTATTTAAAATATCACTAGATGCAGGGTTTTCATGTCCGAATAGAGATGGAACTATAAGTCGTGGTGGCTGCGTGTTTTGTAGTGAAAGAGGTTCTGGAGATTTTGCGGGTAATAGAAAGTTTTCAATATCAGCTCAATTTGAAGATATAAAGGATATGATGAAGCATAAATGGAAAAATGGTAAGTATATAGCTTATTTTCAAGCATACACAAACACATATGCAGCTATTAATGTTCTTAGGGAAAAGTATAGTGAAGCTATAAATAGAGAAGGTGTGGTTGGACTTGCTATTGCAACTAGACCGGATTGTTTAAGTGAAGAGGTTTTAGATTTAATAGAAGAATTCAGTAAGAAAATTTATGTGTGGGTAGAACTAGGTTTTCAAACCGCTAATGATGAGATAGCAAAGCTTATAAATAGAGGTTATGATAAAAAAGTTTTCGATGCAGCAGTTAATAAACTTAGAGAAAGAAAAATAGATGTGGTTGTGCATACAATATTTGGATTGCCAAAAGAAAATACTGAAGATATGCTTACTACTATAGATTATGTAGCACATAAGGATATTCAAGGAATAAAGATACATTTGCTACATTTAATGAAAGGAACACCGCTTGAGAAGTTTTATAATAATGGAAAACTGAAATTTATGGATGAAAATGAGTATGTAGAAACAGTGTGCAAAGCTATAACTATGCTGCCAGACAATATTGTAATTCATAGGCTTACAGGAGATGCGCCTAGAGATTTGCTTATAGGACCAAAATGGAGTCTTAAGAAGTGGGAAATTTTAAATGCTATTGATAATACTATGAGAAAAAATGGATTGTACCAAGGTTTGTACTTTTCTACAAATAAATAG
- a CDS encoding ABC transporter ATP-binding protein, with translation MADLSLKHIYKIYDGEVTAVKDFNLDIADKEFIVFVGPSGCGKSTTLRMIAGLEEITKGELSIGGRVVNEVSPKDRDIAMVFQNYALYPHMTVYENMAFGLKLRKTPKDVINEKVKKAAEILDIAHLLDRKPKALSGGQRQRVAMGRAIVREPKVFLMDEPLSNLDAKLRVQMRTEIAKLHKNLQNTFIYVTHDQTEAMTLGTRIVVMKDGVIKQVDTPQNIYEKPKNLFVAGFIGSPQMNFVDSKVSENNGKVVVYIDNDEIPVPEDFGKILKDKGYIGKNVTVGIRPENMDDDAEFIEKHKEAVIEAKVEVTELMGAETYIYLSKGNASFTVRVDGASRAKAGDKIKIGIDTSKLHVFDKETEETVF, from the coding sequence ATGGCGGATTTATCTTTAAAGCATATATATAAAATTTACGATGGGGAAGTTACAGCTGTTAAAGATTTTAATCTTGATATTGCGGATAAGGAATTTATTGTATTTGTAGGACCTTCTGGTTGTGGTAAATCAACTACGCTCAGAATGATAGCAGGACTTGAGGAAATAACTAAAGGAGAATTGTCTATAGGAGGAAGAGTAGTTAACGAGGTTTCGCCTAAGGATAGGGATATAGCTATGGTATTTCAAAACTATGCATTGTATCCTCATATGACAGTTTATGAAAATATGGCTTTTGGATTAAAACTTAGAAAAACTCCAAAGGATGTTATAAATGAAAAGGTTAAAAAAGCAGCAGAAATTCTAGATATAGCTCATTTGCTTGATAGAAAACCAAAGGCATTATCAGGAGGACAAAGGCAAAGAGTTGCTATGGGAAGAGCTATAGTAAGAGAGCCAAAGGTGTTTCTTATGGATGAGCCATTATCTAACTTAGATGCAAAGCTTAGAGTGCAAATGAGAACAGAAATAGCCAAGCTTCATAAAAACCTACAGAATACTTTTATATATGTTACTCATGATCAAACAGAGGCTATGACTTTAGGAACAAGAATAGTTGTAATGAAGGATGGAGTTATTAAGCAAGTAGATACTCCACAAAATATATATGAAAAACCAAAAAACTTATTTGTTGCAGGTTTTATTGGAAGTCCACAAATGAATTTTGTTGATTCAAAGGTAAGTGAAAATAATGGAAAAGTTGTGGTATATATAGATAATGATGAAATTCCAGTGCCAGAGGATTTTGGGAAGATACTAAAGGATAAAGGATATATTGGTAAGAATGTTACTGTAGGCATAAGACCTGAAAATATGGATGATGATGCTGAATTTATTGAAAAGCATAAAGAGGCAGTAATTGAAGCTAAGGTAGAGGTTACTGAATTAATGGGTGCTGAAACATATATATATTTATCAAAGGGAAATGCTAGCTTTACAGTAAGAGTTGATGGAGCATCAAGAGCAAAGGCAGGAGACAAGATAAAGATTGGAATAGATACTAGTAAGCTTCACGTGTTTGATAAAGAAACAGAGGAAACTGTATTTTAA
- a CDS encoding PucR family transcriptional regulator, producing the protein MKELKAFLRELEDRSGIEFKIATENGELIYKSDSYRQNTNTTYHSFVLSNNKFVLSINKEFQSCIKLLLYSIENKYNEISLLRYKDIEKLIEGKNSEVKKAKIEMIKKDSVLFLIRLNSNVYDALNVINQMYTSSDIIKMVYKSDIIVLGEFEDVHEHAVSIREAIISNLFCSCIVSFSEISRENFDLESAYKRARECLVLCENFSIKEEVIDYNKLFLEKITYYMNKELKEEILNRVKNKFDELDMEMLNTIDKFVENGLNISNTAKKLYIHRNTLIYRLDKLKKETGFDIKDFKEAAVFFIAFLIWKENK; encoded by the coding sequence ATGAAAGAGTTAAAAGCATTTCTACGTGAACTTGAGGATAGGTCAGGTATAGAATTTAAGATTGCAACTGAAAATGGCGAACTTATATATAAGAGTGATTCCTATAGGCAAAATACTAATACTACTTATCACTCATTTGTGCTATCGAATAATAAATTTGTATTAAGTATAAATAAAGAGTTTCAGTCTTGTATAAAATTGCTCCTTTATTCTATTGAGAATAAGTATAATGAGATAAGTTTATTAAGATATAAAGACATTGAGAAGCTTATTGAAGGAAAAAACTCAGAGGTTAAAAAAGCAAAGATAGAAATGATTAAAAAGGACTCTGTGCTTTTTCTTATAAGGCTTAATTCTAATGTATATGATGCTCTTAATGTAATAAATCAAATGTATACTAGCAGCGATATTATAAAAATGGTTTATAAATCTGATATTATAGTACTTGGAGAGTTTGAAGATGTACATGAACATGCGGTTAGTATAAGGGAAGCTATTATATCAAATTTATTTTGTAGCTGTATAGTTAGCTTTAGTGAAATTTCAAGAGAAAACTTTGATTTAGAGAGCGCTTACAAGAGGGCAAGGGAATGCTTAGTGTTATGTGAAAACTTCTCCATTAAAGAAGAGGTAATTGATTATAATAAGTTGTTTTTAGAAAAGATAACTTATTATATGAACAAGGAATTAAAAGAAGAGATACTCAATAGAGTTAAAAATAAATTTGATGAACTTGATATGGAAATGTTAAATACTATTGATAAGTTTGTTGAAAATGGACTTAATATCAGTAACACTGCTAAAAAACTATATATTCATAGAAATACGCTTATATATAGATTGGATAAATTAAAAAAAGAGACTGGTTTTGATATAAAGGATTTTAAGGAAGCAGCTGTGTTTTTTATAGCTTTTTTAATTTGGAAGGAAAATAAATAA